A single region of the Pararhodospirillum photometricum DSM 122 genome encodes:
- a CDS encoding methyl-accepting chemotaxis protein, protein MSVSSSPSSFSPPSAEGGMSPDLIAIRRVASRFFIGLTWVFAAVLPGLAVYLDKSLIGALGIGVGFAIVATGLWLKDAVGRRTRTTIATVLTAQWMVLLYTLGGTPDGFILDGHMVFFVLNAQLLAYFCWRSILIVNLMATVHHVILSLGFPLLVWPSDSFVLGHFLIHAAYVVLVGGPLLWLSVRLYRLFNDSHAAIQHAQAASAEASRLARLDEAKTAEAEAQRMRDTRTLADGFQNKVGSVITTVTRSTQDLGGASQTLSNAVAGARERVTVVAAAFEELSSSVRTVSDTVETLSASLGDIDQQVNRSSGIASEAVASVKETNDKVRGLAEASQKIGEVIGLINDIASQTNLLALNATIEAARAGDAGKGFAVVANEVKSLATQTARATDEIGSQIRGVQSATQEAVTAIGRIGATIREMDGITGRVATAVQTQGAATREIAGTLRQTAAAAREVSENMVGIETAVQQAAAMSRTVADAGATLGMEAGTLQKQVGDFLEEVRKG, encoded by the coding sequence ATGAGTGTATCTTCTTCCCCCTCTTCCTTCTCGCCCCCTTCCGCCGAAGGCGGCATGTCCCCCGACCTCATCGCCATCCGCCGGGTGGCCAGTCGGTTTTTTATCGGGCTGACCTGGGTGTTCGCCGCCGTCCTCCCCGGCCTTGCGGTTTATCTCGACAAGTCGCTGATCGGGGCGCTGGGGATCGGGGTGGGCTTCGCGATCGTGGCGACCGGGCTCTGGCTCAAGGATGCGGTGGGCCGACGAACCCGCACCACGATCGCCACCGTTCTCACGGCCCAGTGGATGGTCCTGCTCTACACGCTGGGAGGGACCCCCGACGGGTTCATCCTTGATGGCCACATGGTCTTTTTTGTCTTGAACGCTCAACTGCTGGCCTATTTTTGCTGGCGGAGCATTCTGATCGTCAATCTCATGGCCACCGTCCACCACGTTATCCTGTCGCTTGGGTTCCCGCTTTTGGTGTGGCCCAGCGACAGCTTTGTCCTGGGCCACTTTCTCATCCATGCCGCCTATGTCGTCTTGGTGGGCGGGCCGTTGCTGTGGCTCTCGGTGCGGCTTTACCGTTTGTTCAACGACTCGCACGCCGCCATTCAACACGCCCAGGCCGCCAGCGCCGAGGCTTCCCGCCTCGCCCGGCTTGACGAAGCCAAAACAGCCGAGGCCGAAGCCCAGCGGATGCGCGACACCCGCACCTTGGCCGATGGGTTCCAGAACAAGGTGGGAAGCGTCATCACCACCGTCACCCGCTCGACCCAGGATCTGGGCGGTGCCTCGCAAACCCTCTCGAATGCCGTGGCCGGAGCCCGCGAGCGTGTCACCGTCGTCGCCGCCGCCTTTGAAGAATTGTCCTCAAGCGTGCGCACCGTCTCCGACACCGTCGAGACCTTGAGCGCGTCGTTGGGCGACATCGACCAACAGGTCAATCGCTCCTCCGGGATCGCCTCCGAGGCCGTGGCCTCGGTCAAGGAAACCAACGACAAGGTGCGCGGGTTGGCGGAAGCGTCGCAAAAAATCGGCGAGGTCATCGGCCTGATCAACGATATCGCCTCGCAAACCAACCTCCTGGCCCTCAACGCCACCATTGAGGCGGCCCGGGCCGGCGACGCCGGCAAAGGGTTCGCTGTGGTCGCCAACGAGGTGAAGTCCCTGGCCACCCAGACCGCGCGGGCCACCGACGAAATCGGCTCTCAGATCCGGGGCGTCCAAAGCGCGACCCAGGAGGCAGTGACCGCCATCGGCCGGATCGGCGCCACCATTCGCGAAATGGACGGCATTACCGGGCGCGTCGCCACCGCCGTTCAGACCCAAGGTGCCGCAACACGGGAAATTGCGGGAACGCTGCGCCAAACCGCCGCCGCCGCCCGGGAGGTGTCGGAAAATATGGTGGGGATTGAAACGGCCGTCCAGCAGGCCGCCGCCATGTCGCGTACCGTGGCCGACGCCGGCGCGACCTTGGGGATGGAAGCGGGGACGCTTCAAAAACAGGTGGGGGATTTCCTGGAGGAAGTTCGCAAGGGGTAG
- a CDS encoding TerC/Alx family metal homeostasis membrane protein, whose protein sequence is MAHFGFPLETVIIFFVAIAFSVFMDLFAHRHAKEITLRDAGLWSLFWVALALTFYGYLWLRFEKQWADLYLAGYALEKALSVDNLMVFMAIFASFGIRGALQHRILYWGIIGALVFRAAFVGVGSSLYMLAPWVGFVFAAIVAWTGWKMLTAKDAEEDVHDYSDHWSVRLTQKVMPVFPRLNGEHFFVPHKTAEALVQANPAIKLPAKAALYATPAFLCLMAIETSDVMFAFDSVPAVIAVTQEPLLVYAAMIFAVLGLRSLYFVLAALTRYLVHLEKAVIALLFFIAFKLTLQAGEHAFGWDFLHISPMVSLLIVLGTLAAGVIASFIWPEQEEQA, encoded by the coding sequence ATGGCTCACTTTGGTTTTCCTCTGGAAACCGTGATCATCTTCTTCGTTGCGATCGCGTTTTCCGTTTTCATGGATCTCTTTGCCCATCGCCACGCCAAGGAGATCACCCTGCGCGATGCCGGGCTGTGGTCCTTGTTCTGGGTTGCTTTGGCGCTGACTTTTTACGGCTACCTGTGGCTGCGCTTTGAAAAGCAATGGGCTGACCTCTATCTCGCCGGCTACGCCCTGGAAAAGGCGCTGTCGGTCGATAACCTGATGGTGTTTATGGCGATCTTTGCCTCGTTTGGCATCCGGGGCGCCTTGCAGCACCGCATTTTGTACTGGGGCATCATCGGCGCCTTGGTCTTTCGGGCGGCGTTTGTCGGTGTGGGCTCCAGCTTGTACATGCTCGCGCCGTGGGTGGGTTTCGTGTTTGCCGCCATCGTGGCGTGGACCGGCTGGAAGATGCTGACCGCCAAGGATGCCGAGGAGGACGTCCACGACTACTCCGACCATTGGTCGGTGCGGCTGACCCAAAAGGTCATGCCGGTGTTTCCCCGTCTGAATGGCGAGCATTTCTTTGTGCCGCACAAGACGGCCGAGGCCCTGGTCCAGGCCAACCCGGCGATCAAGCTACCGGCCAAGGCGGCTCTTTATGCCACCCCGGCCTTTTTGTGCTTGATGGCCATCGAGACCTCCGACGTCATGTTTGCCTTCGACTCGGTGCCGGCGGTGATTGCCGTGACCCAGGAACCCCTCCTGGTCTACGCGGCGATGATTTTTGCCGTTCTTGGTCTGCGCTCGCTCTACTTCGTGCTGGCGGCCCTGACCCGCTATCTGGTGCACCTGGAAAAGGCGGTGATCGCCTTGTTGTTCTTCATCGCCTTCAAGCTGACGCTTCAGGCCGGCGAACACGCCTTTGGGTGGGACTTCCTGCACATCAGCCCGATGGTCAGCCTGTTGATTGTTTTGGGGACTCTGGCCGCGGGGGTTATTGCCTCCTTCATCTGGCCGGAGCAAGAAGAGCAGGCCTAA